The genomic interval GCACCAAAATGCTCGATGACTTGGGCTTGATGTTGCAGTAACACCTCGCGCGCAATCACATCAGCATCAACGACATGAATGCCATGCTCTTTTGAAAAAATATCTGCAACGGTACTTTTCCCGCTGCCGATACCACCTGTAAGACCTACTGTAAACATAACTGAAATACTAACACACCGACTGCACCCAAGGCGAGAAAAGGCCCAAAGGGGCAAACCGTCTGCCGATGCCTAAACCACAAAACAATCGCCGCACACAAGCCACTGACCGAGGCAATACAGACCACCCATGGCAGGGCTAAAACCCCCAGCCATGCGCCAATAGCAGCCAAGAGTTTAAAATCTCCTTGTCCTATCCCATTTTGGGCTCGGCACAGACGATAGAAGGCATTGATAATCCACAACAAGCCATAGCCGCAGATTGCTCCCCAAATCGCTTGGCGAGACGACACATGAAAAGCATAACTATTGAATGCTAATCCTAGCCACAATAAAGTTTGCGTTAAACCATCCGGTAACATATAGGTTTTCCAATCAATGATGGAAAGAATGATTAAGAGAGAAATAAAAATTCCCCAGACCGCATAATTCACACGTACTCTCCCAAAGAAAATAATGGCATATACAGCGCTGTGACGATAAACCCAATAATTAAGCCAAGCACTATTAATACGCTGGGCTCTAACAATCGCAAACAACGCTGCCACTGCTGTATCGCCAAGGTATGATAGTGCGCAGCACAATATTGAAATCGTTCTGTTAAAGTGCCCGACGATTCGCCCAAATGAATCATGGCTAAAAACAATTGGGGCAAGGCATTACTTTTATTTAAGCTATCATGCAAAGAACAGCCCTGCGCTAAATCGTTTAAACACTGACGCCAGATAGGTTGGTGCAAGCCAGGTTTTTCGACAAGGTGAGAAATTGCGTTATAAACAGGTAATTTAGCATTTAAATAGTATGTCATTGTTCTGCTAGCATTCGCCACTGAAAAATTGCTGGCAACACGGTGAAGCAAGGGTGATTTGCCAAGCAAAAATCTCCACTGCATGACAATAAACAGCATTGATAACACACTTGTGACGATTATCAAGTAAACATGTTGGTGCATCATTTGACTGAGACGAAAGATAGCATGGGTTATTGCTGGTATCGCTTGTTTATCGCCATAAAGAGATGCAAACTTTGGCACTACCGCCCACAACATCATGAACAAAACACAAGTTGCGCTGCCCAATAAAAACAAGGGGTAAATGCTGGCTTGGATCACCTGTTGTTTAAATGCTTCTTTTTCTTTCAGCAAAAGAGATAGGGCGCGTAAGTTTTCAGCCAAGCGTCCGGTTTTTTCACCAACGGAAACACACTGAATAACTTCATCTGTCACCGAAAAGTCTTTGATGGCCTGATAAAAGGCGCGGCCAGCATGTAAGGAAGAGAGTGTTTTCATGATAGCTGTACGGCTAAAGGTAGCAGCCTCTTGGTGTAATATCCATAATGCTTGGATCAAACTGACATTGGCATCGAGGAGTGCACTGAGCTGCTGAATAAACTGATGAGAATTGTTTTTTTTCATGCTGCCATCAACTTGAAAACGCCTGTTCGTCCTTGAGGTGGTGTTTTAATAAGACGTTGCATCACACACAAGGAGAGTGCAGATCTTACATCGGATGGCCCTACACCGAGGTGTTCTAATCGATGTAATGCCATCTTAAATGTTGCGGCATGCAGTGTTGCCAAGACTAAATGGCCCGTCATGGCGGCTTGAATAGCAATTTTGGCAGTATCTTCGTCGCGTATTTCACCAATGGCTAAGACATCCGGATCTTGTCGAAGCACGGCGCGCAAACAACGAGAAAAAGTGAGTTGAATGCTAGGATTTACTGACATTTGTTGGCAGCCCATCAATGGCATTTCAACAGGATCTTCTACCGTAATGACATGTCGTTTTTGCTTCACAATCGTTTGTAAGGCAGCATATAAGGTATGTGTTTTTCCAGAACCTGTTGCACCAATGATTAATATTAAACCGTGTCGCTTCTGAAGTGCATTTTGCATTTGTCTGCATTGTGCTGTTTGCATACCCAGTGATTGAAAGCTAATCTCCTGTTCTTTTAAAGGGTGTAAGCGCATGACGCAGACCTCCCCAATAGCGCTGGGGCAGAAACTTAATCGAATACTGGTTTTATCCTGTTTGAATTGCCCATCTTGCGGCAGACGTTTCTCCGCAATATCTACATCAGACAATATTTTTAGTCTCATAAGACAGCGTTGTGCGACATTGCTGCTTAAACTAAGGTGTTTTATGAGGGAACCATCAATGCGGTATTGCACAAGATAGCTTTTATCCACCGGCCGAATATGAATATCACTTGCAGCTGATGAAATAGCGCTGTCTATGATGAGAGATAGTAGTTGAGCAAGCGGATGATGATTGTTTTCCACAGATAGCTCTGCTAAAGGTGTACTAGGTAACTTAGTGCGTAAAGCTAACAACATTAATGATTGCGACAAGTTATTCTCATGATCAAATTGCCATTTCAAGGGGGAGGGGAACAATAAAGCAATCTGATGCAAAGCATGCGCAGGAGTTTGATGACTGATGACGATGATTGTTCCATCGTCATCAGGATAAATACCCATCTTCCATGCCTGCATGAACGCAATATGTGAGGGATTGCTGGATAGTTCGGTGTTTGGCAAGCCCTTGGGTAACTTATCCAGCCAAGTATTAGTGCGCATAACCACGCTCCACACCGCCGCCTGAGGCATGCCACAGCAGCTGATCGGCTTTCATGGAAGGGGTGAGGACATACGTATCTTGAGGCGTTAGCCCATTGGCCTTAATGGGCGTTACGGTAATCACGCCACCTCGAACCCTCACCGATTGCACCATACCAACCACTTCATGCGGTACGGGCGGTACGCCATTGCTCGCGGCATCACAGTGCGTTAATACACTGGTTTGACTAAAGCATTCAGCAACCCCAAGCTTATAAGGTGCGCTGGCTTGAACGATTTCCGTGTAATGTGCGCGTCGTAAGTAGTGCTCGTATTTTGGAACCGCGATCA from marine bacterium B5-7 carries:
- the pilC gene encoding type IV pilus biogenesis protein; the encoded protein is MKKNNSHQFIQQLSALLDANVSLIQALWILHQEAATFSRTAIMKTLSSLHAGRAFYQAIKDFSVTDEVIQCVSVGEKTGRLAENLRALSLLLKEKEAFKQQVIQASIYPLFLLGSATCVLFMMLWAVVPKFASLYGDKQAIPAITHAIFRLSQMMHQHVYLIIVTSVLSMLFIVMQWRFLLGKSPLLHRVASNFSVANASRTMTYYLNAKLPVYNAISHLVEKPGLHQPIWRQCLNDLAQGCSLHDSLNKSNALPQLFLAMIHLGESSGTLTERFQYCAAHYHTLAIQQWQRCLRLLEPSVLIVLGLIIGFIVTALYMPLFSLGEYV
- the pilA gene encoding type IV-A pilin protein PilA; protein product: MSDGFTLLELMITLAIVGILMVIAVPKYEHYLRRAHYTEIVQASAPYKLGVAECFSQTSVLTHCDAASNGVPPVPHEVVGMVQSVRVRGGVITVTPIKANGLTPQDTYVLTPSMKADQLLWHASGGGVERGYAH